In Pseudomonas fluorescens NCIMB 11764, a single window of DNA contains:
- a CDS encoding TPM domain-containing protein: MRLLKVGLALLLWVFVATAQAELKFPELTGRVVDNAQLIEPSVREQLTQQLNAHEKATGEQLVVVTLPDLQGTDIADFGYQLGRHWGIGQKDKNNGALLIVARDERRLRIEVGYGLEDRLTDAQSSVIINQVITPAFKTGNFSKGISDGVAAMLVVLGGSPLDEPSTVYDSGGNQESDFVSRHPGVFVFLVLLFILTIFVLQMFGILPAGRGGSGGSSGGFGGGGFGGGGGGGGFSGGGGSFGGGGSSGGW, translated from the coding sequence ATGCGTTTGTTGAAAGTGGGCCTGGCGCTGTTGCTTTGGGTGTTTGTCGCCACGGCGCAAGCCGAGCTGAAATTTCCGGAGCTGACCGGGCGGGTGGTGGATAACGCCCAATTGATTGAACCCTCAGTGCGCGAGCAGTTGACGCAACAGCTCAACGCCCATGAAAAAGCCACCGGTGAACAATTGGTGGTGGTGACGTTGCCGGACCTGCAGGGCACTGACATTGCAGACTTCGGCTATCAGCTCGGTCGCCACTGGGGCATCGGGCAGAAGGACAAGAACAACGGTGCGCTGCTGATCGTCGCTCGCGACGAGCGCCGGTTGCGGATCGAAGTCGGTTATGGCCTGGAAGATCGCCTGACCGATGCGCAGAGTTCGGTGATCATCAACCAGGTGATCACCCCGGCATTCAAGACCGGCAACTTCAGCAAGGGTATCAGCGACGGGGTCGCGGCGATGCTGGTGGTACTGGGAGGCAGTCCGCTGGATGAGCCGTCGACGGTGTACGACTCCGGCGGCAATCAGGAGAGTGACTTCGTTTCGCGGCATCCCGGGGTGTTTGTGTTCCTGGTGTTGCTGTTCATCCTGACGATATTCGTCTTGCAGATGTTCGGGATCCTGCCGGCTGGCCGAGGTGGCTCGGGCGGCTCGAGTGGTGGTTTCGGCGGTGGTGGATTTGGCGGCGGCGGTGGAGGCGGGGGCTTCAGCGGCGGTGGGGGCAGTTTCGGGGGCGGCGGTTCGTCGGGCGGCTGGTGA
- a CDS encoding LemA family protein yields the protein MNVRHHTRSSLRIAALMLLTTLLAGCGINNIPTLDEQAKAAWGQVQNQYQRRADLIPNLVETVKGYAKHEEETLTAVIEARAKATSIQVDASTLDNPEKLKQFQQAQDQLTGALSRLMVVSERYPDLKANQNFLALQSQLEGTENRIAVARRDFILAVQKYNTEIRTFPGRLWHTVMYSDLPIRETFEATSPGAEKAPEVKF from the coding sequence ATGAATGTACGACACCACACTCGGTCAAGCCTGCGGATCGCAGCCTTGATGTTGCTGACCACGTTGCTGGCCGGTTGCGGCATCAACAACATTCCGACCCTCGACGAACAGGCCAAGGCCGCCTGGGGCCAGGTGCAGAACCAGTATCAGCGTCGCGCCGACCTGATCCCCAACCTGGTGGAAACCGTCAAGGGCTACGCCAAGCATGAAGAGGAAACCCTGACCGCGGTGATCGAAGCCCGGGCCAAGGCCACGTCGATCCAGGTGGATGCCAGCACCCTCGACAATCCCGAGAAGCTCAAGCAGTTCCAGCAAGCGCAGGATCAGCTGACCGGCGCCTTGAGTCGACTGATGGTGGTGTCCGAGCGCTATCCGGACCTCAAGGCCAACCAGAATTTCCTCGCGTTGCAATCGCAACTGGAAGGCACCGAGAATCGCATCGCCGTGGCGCGTCGTGATTTCATCCTCGCGGTGCAGAAGTACAACACCGAAATCCGTACTTTCCCGGGGCGCTTGTGGCACACCGTGATGTACAGCGACCTGCCGATTCGTGAAACCTTCGAAGCCACCAGCCCCGGTGCCGAGAAAGCACCGGAAGTGAAGTTCTGA
- a CDS encoding YceI family protein: MFKRSLIQTLAFVLLTGATLSAQANWYLDGESSRLSFVSTKNANISEVQRFLVLHGKVSPKGLAEVEVELESVNSGIPLRDERMRKELFEIQTFPEALITAQIDLRPINDLAPGAQLELRLPVTVNLHGKQHDYNAELLATRLDDRRFQVVTLEPLVINAADFDLAPGLDSLRKLAGLSAISLSVPVGAVLIFTAR, encoded by the coding sequence ATGTTCAAGCGGTCCCTTATCCAAACCCTGGCCTTTGTGCTGCTGACCGGAGCCACACTCTCGGCCCAGGCCAATTGGTACCTGGACGGCGAGTCTTCACGGCTGTCGTTCGTCAGCACCAAAAACGCCAACATTTCCGAAGTGCAGCGCTTTCTGGTGCTGCATGGCAAGGTCAGTCCCAAAGGCCTGGCCGAGGTGGAAGTCGAGCTGGAATCGGTGAACAGCGGCATCCCTTTGCGTGACGAACGCATGCGCAAGGAACTGTTCGAGATCCAGACCTTCCCCGAAGCCTTGATCACCGCGCAGATTGATCTGCGCCCGATCAACGACCTCGCGCCCGGTGCGCAACTCGAATTGCGTTTGCCGGTGACCGTCAATCTCCATGGCAAACAACACGACTACAACGCCGAACTGCTGGCGACCCGTCTCGATGACCGGCGCTTTCAGGTGGTGACGCTCGAACCGCTGGTGATCAACGCCGCGGATTTCGATCTGGCGCCAGGGCTGGACAGTTTGCGCAAGCTCGCCGGTTTGTCGGCGATCAGTCTGTCGGTGCCGGTGGGTGCGGTACTGATTTTCACGGCGCGCTGA
- a CDS encoding TPM domain-containing protein has translation MALLTEHEQRKVAEAIARVERDTDAELVTVLAARADDYAYIPLLWASLLALVMPGVVHYLTGWLTMHSLLLVQWVTFIVLCLVFRIPKVTTHLIPRSVRHWRASNLARRQFLEQNLHHTVGSTGMLIFVCEAERYVEILVDEGISKRLDNKNWDAIVAAFTQQVKQGQTLQGFVTCVEACGELLKVHVPVTHVRNELPNRLVVLG, from the coding sequence ATGGCACTACTGACTGAACACGAACAACGCAAAGTCGCCGAGGCAATTGCCCGGGTCGAGCGCGACACCGACGCCGAACTGGTGACCGTGCTCGCGGCCCGCGCCGACGACTATGCGTACATCCCGCTGCTATGGGCCAGCTTGCTGGCGCTGGTGATGCCGGGTGTCGTGCATTACCTGACCGGATGGCTGACCATGCACAGCCTGCTGCTGGTGCAATGGGTCACCTTCATCGTGTTGTGCCTGGTGTTCCGTATTCCGAAAGTCACCACCCATTTGATCCCGCGCTCCGTACGACACTGGCGCGCCTCGAACCTGGCGCGTCGGCAGTTTCTGGAGCAGAACCTGCACCACACCGTGGGCAGCACGGGCATGCTGATTTTCGTTTGCGAGGCCGAGCGTTATGTGGAAATCCTGGTGGATGAAGGGATTTCCAAACGGCTGGACAACAAGAACTGGGACGCGATTGTGGCGGCGTTCACCCAGCAGGTGAAGCAGGGGCAGACGTTGCAGGGGTTTGTGACGTGTGTCGAAGCGTGTGGCGAATTGCTCAAGGTGCACGTGCCGGTGACGCATGTGAGGAATGAGTTGCCGAATCGGTTGGTGGTGTTGGGCTGA
- the olsB gene encoding L-ornithine N(alpha)-acyltransferase: MTQIARISDTGNERRLQAERLVGAEALQEAQALRFNVFSGEFNAKLKGAELGLDMDDYDVHCAHIGVRDLNTGRLVATTRLLDHTAASSLGRFYSEEEFSLHGLVHLKGPILEIGRTCVDPAYRNGGTIAVLWGELAEVLNQGGYSYLMGCASIPMQDGGIQAHAIMQRLRERYLCTENLRAEPKKPLPVLDIPSNVIAEMPPLLKAYMRLGAKICGEPCWDEDFQVADVFILLKRDELCPRYAKHFKAAV, from the coding sequence ATGACTCAGATCGCCCGCATCAGCGACACCGGCAACGAACGCCGCCTGCAAGCCGAACGCCTGGTGGGCGCCGAGGCCTTGCAGGAAGCCCAGGCTTTGCGCTTCAACGTGTTCAGCGGCGAGTTCAACGCCAAGCTGAAGGGCGCGGAACTGGGTCTGGACATGGATGACTATGATGTTCACTGCGCCCATATCGGCGTGCGTGACCTGAACACCGGACGCCTGGTGGCAACCACTCGCTTGCTCGACCACACCGCCGCCAGCAGCCTGGGCAGGTTTTACAGCGAAGAAGAATTCAGCCTGCACGGCCTGGTCCACCTCAAAGGCCCGATCCTTGAAATCGGTCGCACCTGCGTCGACCCGGCCTACCGCAACGGCGGCACCATCGCCGTGCTTTGGGGTGAACTGGCCGAAGTCCTGAACCAGGGCGGCTACAGCTATTTGATGGGTTGCGCGAGCATCCCGATGCAGGACGGCGGCATCCAGGCCCACGCGATCATGCAGCGTCTGCGCGAACGTTACCTGTGCACCGAAAACCTGCGCGCCGAACCGAAAAAACCGCTGCCTGTTTTAGACATCCCCTCCAACGTCATCGCGGAAATGCCGCCGCTGCTCAAGGCCTACATGCGCCTCGGTGCGAAGATCTGCGGCGAGCCGTGCTGGGATGAAGATTTCCAGGTGGCCGACGTGTTCATCCTGCTCAAGCGCGACGAACTCTGCCCGCGCTACGCCAAGCACTTCAAGGCGGCTGTGTAA
- a CDS encoding phospholipase D-like domain-containing protein, translating into MAGAIFPWREGNSFELLIDGPQFFPRMLVAIARAEEQVELELYLVEAGACAEAMVQALVQAAERGVRVRCLFDDYGSLAFTLTLRQRLMAAGVELRFYNRLSWRRWVGNFYRDHRKLLLVDQSMAVVGGTGVTDEFWTPGEDTSEWHEVMVEITGPLVIDWQLLFDRQWIANRHRRAWKPAAHFGLPRLPRVPSTGEGMGRVAYADARQHRDILQSLVRALNSGQKRIWLATPYFLPTWKVRRSLRRAAGRGVDVRLLLTGPRTDHPSVRYAGHRYYPRLLKAGVQIFEYQPCFLHLKMVLVDDWVSIGSCNFDHWNLRFNLEANLEALDPGLTRAVAASFERDFALSQEVSLEAWKRRPLWRRVKQRVWGWVDRLVVNLLDRRG; encoded by the coding sequence ATGGCCGGCGCGATTTTTCCCTGGCGTGAAGGCAACAGCTTCGAGCTGCTGATCGACGGTCCGCAGTTTTTCCCGCGCATGCTGGTCGCCATCGCTCGCGCAGAGGAACAAGTCGAACTGGAGCTGTACCTGGTGGAGGCGGGCGCCTGTGCCGAGGCCATGGTTCAGGCATTGGTCCAGGCCGCCGAGCGGGGAGTTCGTGTGCGCTGCCTGTTCGATGATTATGGCAGCCTCGCGTTTACCCTGACCTTGCGTCAGCGGCTGATGGCGGCGGGCGTGGAGCTGCGTTTCTACAATCGCCTGAGCTGGCGGCGCTGGGTCGGCAATTTCTATCGCGATCATCGCAAACTGTTGCTGGTCGATCAGAGCATGGCGGTGGTCGGTGGCACCGGTGTCACCGATGAGTTCTGGACGCCAGGCGAAGACACCAGCGAATGGCATGAGGTGATGGTGGAAATTACCGGCCCTCTGGTCATCGACTGGCAGTTGCTGTTCGACCGCCAATGGATCGCCAACCGCCACCGCCGCGCTTGGAAACCTGCTGCGCATTTCGGCCTGCCACGATTGCCGCGCGTGCCGTCCACAGGCGAGGGCATGGGCCGGGTGGCGTATGCCGACGCCCGTCAGCACCGCGACATTTTGCAATCGCTGGTTCGTGCGCTGAACAGCGGACAAAAGCGAATCTGGCTGGCCACACCGTACTTTCTGCCGACGTGGAAAGTCCGCCGCTCGTTGCGTCGGGCCGCCGGTCGAGGCGTTGATGTACGTTTGCTGCTGACCGGGCCGCGCACCGATCACCCCTCGGTGCGCTACGCCGGGCATCGCTACTACCCGCGATTGCTCAAGGCCGGGGTGCAGATTTTCGAATACCAGCCGTGTTTCCTGCACCTGAAAATGGTGCTGGTCGATGACTGGGTGAGCATTGGTTCGTGCAATTTCGATCACTGGAATCTGCGTTTCAACCTGGAAGCCAACCTTGAAGCACTGGACCCCGGGTTGACGCGGGCGGTGGCGGCGAGTTTCGAACGGGACTTTGCGTTGAGCCAGGAGGTGAGCCTGGAAGCATGGAAACGCCGACCGTTGTGGCGACGTGTGAAGCAGAGGGTGTGGGGATGGGTGGATCGGTTGGTGGTGAATCTGCTGGATCGACGGGGCTGA
- a CDS encoding class I SAM-dependent methyltransferase: protein MSVIATPASLAPDHHAQFIDLLQTSLDANAFIKLVLAKYVGTEADLQRLIIKQLTVKDQPCLSFVYRYKTRDITKNLPLVEGVATIAALLPASFKNAHLLSLTDEAQLEYSKKGKSSLFKSKPQQLREVPSAEHNREKNRFLDLSRPFLTDLGVTNSKHELIPAMSRKWKQINKFIEVFSHALTTSPLALDKPVRVADFGSGKGYLTFAIHDYLRNTLNAEGEVTGVELREEMVTLCNAAAAKLEHPGLVFKCGDVRSVAPSELDVMIALHACDIATDYAIHTGIRSGASIIMCSPCCHKQIRLQIQSPALLKPMLQYGLHLGQQAEMVTDSLRALFLEACGYETKVFEFISLDHTNKNKMILAVKRAEPVDPAQLLVKIQELKDFYHISEHCLETLLRADGYLS from the coding sequence ATGTCCGTCATCGCCACTCCCGCCAGCCTCGCGCCGGATCACCACGCCCAGTTCATCGACCTGCTGCAAACCAGCCTCGACGCCAACGCCTTCATCAAGCTGGTGCTGGCCAAGTACGTCGGCACCGAAGCGGATCTGCAACGGCTGATCATCAAGCAACTGACCGTCAAGGATCAGCCCTGCCTGTCCTTCGTCTACCGCTACAAGACCCGCGACATCACCAAGAACCTGCCGCTGGTCGAAGGCGTGGCGACCATCGCCGCGTTATTGCCGGCCTCGTTCAAAAATGCGCATTTGTTGTCGCTGACCGACGAAGCCCAGCTCGAATACAGCAAAAAGGGCAAGTCTTCGCTGTTCAAGAGCAAACCTCAGCAATTGCGCGAAGTGCCGTCTGCCGAGCACAACCGCGAGAAGAATCGCTTTCTCGACCTGAGCCGGCCGTTTCTCACCGACCTCGGTGTGACGAACAGCAAGCACGAGCTGATCCCGGCGATGTCGCGCAAGTGGAAGCAGATCAACAAGTTCATCGAAGTCTTCAGCCATGCGCTGACCACCTCGCCGCTGGCGCTGGACAAACCGGTGCGGGTCGCGGATTTCGGTTCGGGCAAGGGTTACCTGACGTTCGCGATCCACGATTACCTGCGCAACACCTTGAACGCCGAAGGCGAAGTGACCGGCGTCGAGCTGCGTGAAGAGATGGTCACGCTGTGCAACGCCGCCGCCGCGAAACTGGAGCATCCGGGCCTGGTGTTCAAGTGCGGTGACGTGCGCAGCGTCGCACCGAGCGAGCTGGACGTGATGATCGCGCTGCACGCCTGCGACATTGCCACGGACTATGCGATCCACACGGGCATCCGCTCCGGCGCGTCGATCATCATGTGCTCGCCGTGCTGCCACAAGCAGATCCGCCTGCAAATCCAGAGCCCGGCGCTGCTCAAGCCGATGCTGCAATACGGACTGCACCTGGGCCAGCAAGCGGAAATGGTCACCGACAGTTTGCGAGCGCTGTTCCTCGAAGCCTGCGGTTATGAAACCAAGGTGTTCGAGTTCATCTCACTGGACCACACCAACAAGAACAAGATGATCCTGGCGGTCAAACGCGCCGAGCCGGTGGACCCGGCCCAGCTGTTGGTGAAGATTCAGGAGCTGAAGGATTTCTACCACATCAGCGAACATTGCCTCGAAACCTTGCTGCGGGCCGACGGCTATTTGAGCTGA
- a CDS encoding serine hydrolase domain-containing protein has product MFKGLPLLFMLLSLTAQAENWPAEQWSTGPALSGPAIQALETYAFPPRDESDRKGIRTDALLVIRDGQLIYERYAGPTTAETPHLTWSVSKSLMAAVLGVAYGEGLFRLQDPVLKYYPALTNHPAITLADLLHWASGLDWQEDYEYAPLKSSVVAMLYTRGHRDMAAFTADHAEYAQPGQTFRYSSGDSNLLAAALKNIVGPARYADYPWTALFEPLGIRHAVWETDATGTFVASSYAYLTARDLARVGLLMARDGRWGDRQLLPKDWVAFNLQPFDRYRAHQDEAVPGGHWWLNRAAEGAAQPWPDAPADTFAALGHWGQAMYVIPSEHLVIVRYGDDRDGSYRHNELLRLARLAFAGKVQP; this is encoded by the coding sequence ATGTTCAAAGGCTTGCCCCTGCTGTTCATGCTGCTAAGTCTCACAGCCCAGGCCGAAAACTGGCCCGCCGAGCAATGGTCCACCGGCCCGGCCCTCAGCGGCCCGGCCATTCAAGCCCTGGAAACCTACGCCTTCCCACCCCGCGACGAGAGCGACCGAAAAGGTATCCGCACTGACGCCTTGCTGGTGATCCGCGACGGCCAGTTGATTTACGAACGCTACGCCGGCCCGACCACTGCCGAGACGCCGCACCTGACCTGGTCGGTCAGCAAAAGCCTGATGGCCGCGGTCCTCGGCGTGGCCTATGGCGAAGGCCTGTTCAGGCTCCAGGACCCGGTGCTGAAATACTATCCGGCGCTGACAAACCACCCGGCAATCACCCTGGCCGATCTGCTGCACTGGGCCTCCGGCCTGGACTGGCAGGAAGACTACGAATACGCCCCGCTGAAGTCGTCGGTGGTGGCGATGCTTTACACCCGCGGTCATCGCGATATGGCCGCATTCACGGCCGATCACGCCGAGTATGCGCAACCCGGCCAGACCTTTCGGTATTCCAGTGGCGACAGCAATCTGCTGGCCGCCGCGCTGAAAAACATCGTCGGCCCGGCCCGGTATGCCGACTATCCATGGACTGCGCTGTTCGAACCCTTGGGCATTCGCCACGCCGTTTGGGAAACTGACGCCACGGGTACTTTCGTCGCCTCGTCATACGCCTACCTCACCGCGCGCGACTTGGCGCGAGTCGGCCTGTTGATGGCTCGCGACGGTCGTTGGGGCGACCGGCAATTGCTGCCCAAGGATTGGGTCGCCTTCAACCTCCAGCCTTTCGACCGCTATCGAGCCCATCAGGACGAGGCGGTGCCGGGCGGTCATTGGTGGCTCAATCGTGCCGCGGAGGGTGCCGCACAACCCTGGCCCGATGCCCCCGCCGACACCTTCGCCGCACTCGGGCATTGGGGCCAGGCGATGTACGTGATCCCCAGTGAGCACCTGGTGATCGTGCGTTACGGCGATGATCGCGACGGCAGTTATCGACACAACGAACTGCTCAGACTCGCGCGCCTGGCATTCGCCGGGAAGGTGCAGCCATGA
- the bglX gene encoding beta-glucosidase BglX, with the protein MKKLCLLGLFVSLASHNVLAATTPAPLENKDAFISNLMKQMTLDEKIGQLRLISIGPEMPREMIRKEIAAGNIGGTFNSITRPENRPMQDAAMRSRLKIPMFFAYDVIHGHRTIFPIPIALASSWDMDAIGLSGRIAAKEAAADSLDITFAPMVDISRDPRWGRTSEGFGEDTYLVSRIAGVMVKAFQGTGANAADSIMASVKHFALYGAVEGGRDYNVVDMSPVKMYQDYLPPYRAAIDAGAGGVMVALNSINGVPATANTWLMNDLLRKEWGFKGLAVSDHGAIFELIKHGVARDGREAAKLAIKAGIDMSMNDTLYGKELPGLLKAGEIEQKDIDNAVREVLAAKYDMGLFKDPYLRIGKAEDDPADTYADSRLHRAEARDVARRSLVLLKNHGETLPLKKTAKIMLVGPLAKAPIDMMGSWAAAGRPAQSVTLFDGMTRALGDKSTLIYARGANITSDKKVLDYLNFLNFDAPEVVDDPRSAQVLIDEAVKAAKDADVVVAAVGESRGMSHESSSRTDINIPANQRDLIKALKATGKPLVLVLMNGRPLSILEEKDQADAILETWFSGTEGGNAIADVLFGDYNPSGKLPITFPRSVGQIPTYYNHLSIGRPFTPGKPGNYTSQYFDDTTGPLFPFGFGLSYTDFSLTDMALSSTTLNKTGKLDASVMVKNTGKRDGETVVQLYIQDVTGSMIRPIKELKNFQKITLKAGEQKVVHFTITEDDLKFFNAQLKYAAEPGKFNVQIGLDSQDVTQQSFELL; encoded by the coding sequence ATGAAGAAGCTGTGTTTGCTGGGCCTGTTCGTCAGCCTGGCCAGTCATAACGTATTGGCCGCCACGACCCCCGCACCCCTGGAGAACAAGGACGCCTTCATCAGCAACCTGATGAAGCAAATGACCCTCGATGAAAAAATCGGCCAGTTGCGCCTGATCAGCATCGGCCCGGAAATGCCTCGGGAGATGATCCGCAAGGAAATCGCCGCTGGCAACATCGGCGGCACGTTCAACTCCATCACCCGCCCGGAAAACCGTCCGATGCAGGACGCGGCCATGCGCAGCCGGTTGAAGATCCCGATGTTCTTCGCCTATGACGTGATCCACGGCCATCGCACCATTTTCCCGATCCCGATTGCGCTGGCGTCGAGCTGGGACATGGACGCCATCGGCCTGTCCGGGCGCATCGCCGCCAAGGAAGCCGCGGCGGACAGCCTCGACATCACCTTCGCGCCAATGGTCGACATCTCCCGCGACCCGCGTTGGGGTCGGACTTCCGAAGGCTTCGGCGAAGACACTTATCTGGTGTCGCGCATCGCCGGCGTGATGGTCAAGGCTTTTCAGGGCACTGGCGCGAACGCAGCCGACAGCATCATGGCCAGCGTCAAGCACTTTGCCTTGTACGGCGCGGTCGAGGGTGGTCGTGACTACAACGTCGTCGACATGAGCCCGGTCAAGATGTACCAGGACTACCTGCCGCCGTACCGCGCGGCGATTGACGCCGGTGCCGGCGGCGTGATGGTCGCGTTGAACTCGATCAATGGCGTACCCGCCACGGCCAACACCTGGCTGATGAACGACTTGCTGCGCAAGGAATGGGGCTTCAAGGGCCTGGCAGTCAGCGACCATGGGGCGATTTTCGAGCTGATCAAGCACGGCGTCGCTCGTGATGGTCGTGAAGCCGCGAAGCTGGCGATCAAGGCTGGCATCGACATGAGCATGAACGACACCCTGTACGGCAAAGAGCTGCCGGGGCTGTTGAAGGCGGGCGAGATCGAACAGAAAGACATCGATAACGCCGTCCGCGAAGTGCTCGCAGCCAAGTACGACATGGGCCTGTTCAAGGACCCGTACCTGCGCATCGGCAAGGCAGAGGATGATCCGGCCGACACTTACGCCGACAGCCGCCTGCACCGTGCCGAGGCCCGCGACGTTGCGCGCCGCAGCCTGGTGCTGCTGAAGAACCATGGCGAAACCCTGCCGCTGAAGAAAACCGCGAAAATCATGCTGGTCGGTCCGCTGGCCAAAGCACCGATCGACATGATGGGCAGTTGGGCTGCCGCTGGCCGTCCGGCTCAATCGGTCACTCTGTTTGACGGCATGACCCGCGCGCTGGGCGATAAATCGACGCTGATCTACGCCCGTGGCGCCAACATCACCAGCGACAAGAAGGTCCTGGATTACCTGAACTTCCTCAACTTCGACGCCCCGGAAGTGGTGGACGATCCGCGTTCGGCGCAAGTGCTGATCGACGAAGCAGTGAAAGCCGCCAAGGATGCCGATGTGGTGGTGGCAGCGGTGGGCGAGTCCCGTGGCATGTCCCACGAATCGTCGAGCCGCACCGATATCAACATCCCGGCCAACCAGCGCGATCTGATCAAGGCGTTGAAAGCCACCGGCAAGCCGCTGGTGCTGGTGTTGATGAACGGCCGTCCGCTGTCGATTCTCGAAGAGAAAGACCAGGCGGACGCAATCCTGGAAACATGGTTCAGCGGCACCGAAGGCGGCAACGCCATCGCCGATGTGCTGTTCGGCGACTACAACCCGTCGGGCAAACTGCCGATCACCTTCCCGCGTTCGGTGGGCCAGATTCCGACCTACTACAACCACCTGAGCATTGGCCGGCCATTCACACCGGGCAAACCGGGCAACTACACCTCGCAGTATTTCGATGACACCACCGGTCCCCTGTTCCCGTTCGGCTTCGGTCTGAGCTACACCGATTTCAGCCTGACCGACATGGCCCTGTCATCGACCACGCTGAACAAGACCGGCAAGCTCGACGCCAGCGTCATGGTGAAAAACACCGGCAAGCGTGATGGCGAAACCGTGGTGCAGTTGTACATCCAGGACGTCACCGGCTCGATGATCCGGCCGATCAAGGAACTGAAGAACTTCCAGAAAATCACGCTCAAGGCCGGTGAGCAGAAAGTCGTGCACTTCACCATCACCGAGGATGACCTGAAGTTCTTCAATGCCCAGCTCAAGTACGCGGCGGAGCCAGGCAAGTTCAACGTGCAGATCGGCCTGGACTCCCAGGACGTGACGCAGCAGAGTTTTGAATTGCTGTAA
- a CDS encoding acyl-CoA dehydrogenase family protein — MPWQTLLKRRDRLPANPDLAEGFATLLQQLGAVSPFELAVVGGRLMATPGLAFLVGYQAALRMLWPSAPPSLGALCATEQRSLRVADMQTRLTDLRLSGRKDFVTAGDAADWLLIAARSEGPGEAPRLSLAVVYPGEPGVRVEKLPAIPLMPDISHGRLFLESALCELLAGDGWDAYVKPFRTLEDVYVLSAMTAWLYGVGQDSDWPQGLSLRLLALLAGCAEVSRQAPNNPAGHVLLGGLFAQFEGLKVEVNQALADGPPEWAVMWQRDQAVMDLAAGARGKRLAKALAGYSLN, encoded by the coding sequence ATGCCCTGGCAAACCCTGTTGAAACGTCGCGATCGCTTGCCCGCCAACCCGGACCTCGCAGAGGGTTTCGCGACCTTGTTGCAGCAGTTGGGCGCGGTCTCGCCGTTCGAGCTGGCGGTGGTTGGTGGACGTCTGATGGCAACACCGGGGCTGGCCTTTCTGGTGGGTTATCAGGCGGCGTTGCGCATGCTCTGGCCGAGCGCGCCGCCTAGCCTCGGCGCGTTGTGCGCGACCGAACAGCGCAGCCTGCGGGTGGCGGACATGCAGACACGTCTGACTGACCTGCGCCTGAGCGGGCGCAAGGATTTCGTCACCGCCGGCGATGCCGCGGACTGGCTATTGATTGCCGCCCGCAGTGAAGGACCCGGCGAGGCTCCGCGCTTGAGCCTGGCCGTCGTTTATCCCGGCGAACCGGGTGTGCGGGTGGAAAAGCTCCCGGCGATCCCGCTGATGCCGGACATCAGCCACGGTCGGTTGTTTCTCGAGAGCGCCTTGTGTGAATTGCTGGCGGGGGATGGCTGGGACGCGTACGTCAAACCGTTCCGGACGCTGGAAGATGTCTATGTGCTGAGCGCCATGACGGCGTGGTTGTATGGGGTGGGTCAGGACAGTGACTGGCCGCAGGGCTTGTCATTGCGTTTGCTGGCGCTGTTGGCCGGGTGCGCGGAAGTCAGCCGGCAGGCGCCGAACAACCCGGCCGGGCATGTGTTGTTGGGCGGGTTGTTTGCGCAGTTTGAGGGGTTGAAGGTTGAAGTGAATCAAGCGTTGGCCGATGGACCGCCGGAGTGGGCGGTGATGTGGCAGCGGGATCAGGCGGTGATGGATCTGGCGGCGGGGGCACGGGGGAAGCGGTTGGCCAAGGCACTTGCCGGATATTCGCTGAATTGA